A region from the Fusarium musae strain F31 chromosome 1, whole genome shotgun sequence genome encodes:
- a CDS encoding hypothetical protein (EggNog:ENOG41): MPVPESEYLSPVWRDGIFNGRVIFVTGGAGSICSMQTRALVRLGANACIIGRSVEKTELAARDIASVREGAKVIGIGGCDVRKIDSLQAAAERCVKELGGIDFVIAGAAGNFVAPIEGLSSNAFKTVMDIDVLGTFNTIKATMPHLLKSSTPRIIYVSATFHYTGMPLQAHVSAAKASIDSLMASVALEYGPRGVTSNVIAPGGIEGTEGLARLGSDAEIEKKRYAKGIPLGRTGTVRDIADATVFLFSDAGSYVSGQVLAVDGAAWRRQGAISVGTEAGMEYPDYILNGEFSKNLRDPRKNGKAKL; this comes from the exons ATGCCCGTTCCCGAGTCTGAGTATCTCAGTCCCGTCTGGCGAGATGGGATCTTCA ATGGCCGCGTTATCTTTGTGACTGGCGGTGCAGGAAGCATCTGCAGCATGCAGACGCGAGCATTAGTTCGCCTGGGTGCAAATGCATGCATCATAGGTCGAAGTGTCGAGAAGACAGAGCTTGCGGCCAGAGACATCGCGAGTGTAAGAGAGGGAGCCAAGGTGATAGGAATCGGTGGCTGTGATGTTCGAAAG ATCGACAGTCttcaggctgctgctgagcgaTGCGTAAAAGAGCTTGGAGGGATCGACTTTGTCAT CGCTGGTGCAGCTGGCAACTTTGTCGCTCCTATTGAAGGCCTCAGCTCCAATGCATTCAAGACGGTAATGGACATCGATGTCTTGGGAACATTCAACACAATCAAGGCGACAATGCCCCATCTCCTAAAGAGCTCAACCCCTCGGATCATCTACGTCTCTGCCACTTTCCATTACACCGGCATGCCTCTCCAGGCACACGTCTCTGCAGCCAAGGCGTCTATTGACTCACTCATGGCGTCCGTTGCCCTGGAGTATGGACCAAGAGGGGTGACAAGTAACGTAATTGCCCCAGGAGGTATCGAGGGCACTGAGGGTCTGGCCAGATTGGGGAGCGATGCGgaaattgagaagaagagatacgCCAAGGGTATCCCGCTGGGCCGCACTGGAACTGTACGGGATATCGCTGACGCGACAGTCTTTTTGTTCAGCGACGCTGGAAGCTATGTCAGCGGACAAGTCCTAGCTGTTGATGGTGCGGCATGGAGACGTCAGGGAGCCATCAGCGTGGGAACGGAGGCTGGCATGGAGTACCCGGATTATATTCTCAACGGAGAGTTCTCAAAGAACCTGCGAGATCCAAGAAAGAACGGAAAGGCTAAGTTGTAA